Proteins from one Corallococcus exiguus genomic window:
- a CDS encoding imm11 family protein, translated as MSRRFFELHDDVQQPGRWHLTHPTQPDGAELEDPWQFTEGRSIAVPPRLRVPIDVPGRPLDFSLAGLSVPLVHVRIANVFLERAPQDVQLVPVEVPGQPDQYCILVVTRLLECIDERASRVRFWSEEDGIPEKVGQYSSVRDLHVDPARIANARAFRAKGWPGPLLISEEIKQGLESLKTTGALFTPV; from the coding sequence ATGAGCCGTCGCTTCTTCGAACTTCATGACGACGTTCAGCAACCTGGGCGTTGGCACCTCACCCATCCGACACAACCGGACGGTGCCGAACTGGAGGACCCCTGGCAGTTCACGGAGGGACGCTCCATCGCAGTCCCGCCCAGGCTCCGGGTTCCCATTGATGTTCCAGGCCGCCCGCTCGATTTCTCGCTCGCGGGACTCAGCGTTCCTCTCGTTCACGTCCGGATCGCGAACGTCTTCCTCGAAAGGGCCCCCCAGGATGTGCAGCTTGTACCCGTGGAGGTTCCCGGCCAGCCCGACCAGTACTGCATCCTTGTCGTGACCCGGCTCCTGGAGTGCATCGACGAGCGAGCATCCCGCGTGCGATTCTGGAGCGAGGAGGATGGCATCCCGGAGAAGGTGGGGCAGTACTCCTCCGTGCGGGATCTCCACGTCGATCCCGCTCGCATCGCGAATGCACGTGCCTTTCGAGCCAAGGGCTGGCCAGGCCCGCTCCTCATCTCCGAGGAGATCAAACAGGGCCTGGAGTCGTTGAAGACCACCGGCGCGCTGTTCAC